A single region of the Thunnus maccoyii chromosome 10, fThuMac1.1, whole genome shotgun sequence genome encodes:
- the cep162 gene encoding centrosomal protein of 162 kDa isoform X2, translating into MSHRLTKEELDEQFELFLKESVSDDSVDLGASNKQPDAKSSQKSARKATVSWWQDDEHSDGGAGRATTKSRFIKAKKSQPENQEGLLGSGKTFRKSLRKSQPIREEDEDSGDTGLKEEEGLEAAVLSRDSTDTEALAPAVNMTGMGLDTLEEEEEKARFFAQLEAGASSSIDYSQLNRELDSTSSTMATNLRKDEEAVEQSEDDLRKGRLTETVRDSPNSPHYSEDFEDEEDGKEKSKMSPILAKVSLYDSLDDTGGEDMRKDIAGSLDRGQSYVQSGGSEMEALHDAYRQIHVVEDSDDHNDNYSSLEGRGRFNRPVSPSSPPQHARQSLQPASTNESELPTAEELMRPIRPEKDHIRGFSLQPVRAVELDQEKTFHSLERTFPDVTSPESHERRPGKADSAGSKGARGLTNHPSSSPDPLSRDLTWSIREEVERLMQDQFSPHTSFQAGKAKKQLAARGSTVSHTSASSWRKPSVAAGRGRRAEGRTAVTSRSTGLSRAAAATAKSQSSVSHSLQHAREKNKSTMSQDKDDCNYTEPGVKVSSELVASVQSLVTVLQQQIDTSSRQDATDSQEVRGPQGSRLTQHLPKKSKEEDSSVVEELRVQLAQKERELQMMKQEAEELNSLRQQNYLLQSKLRSAEEAVQKRRLTEASDSATEKKIQQIDKEIKEQETLIKGYQQENEKLYLQMKAQQAKSKANEEAMFNENQRLLNELAFTRKQLNKTSRPVGNVCSMDHTQRITDLLAQINTFQRNEAKLSEDIHRLKQEKQALEVDVQLMKKERDLAKVQAVSTSGDKTFEMRVLEDKHREEVSALKKKLQWFAENQELLDRDAGRLKAATAEIHQLQEQVEKLKMEVGRRSSEQQRKAREKSVDAKRMQDLERQVKELEQILRRRNPNSLPALIYAAATAGGQEDEDAARMSPPNRINTLLERRIQRLEAELESHDEEAKRSLRAMEQQFHRIKLRYEQQISELEQQVEQKGQLTAAAAAAAASECGPESRVSQVRGLEEELQHVKEAQQQKEKSLQDQIESLQQQLKHKAQPSPGRHQRQAEAAFGVRIDRLNQELATKTQTIQELNRTVQRLQRERRNMLSVPNTRHEARPTETKQQPAPTKSLCPATAEEQTFPAAHYEKTYQPTVFTGSHISEVLQENEALRERLEQLELHSEQEKESLKSDVVQAEEELCRLKQQLSEELSSLKAEHHGVLERLQATHALEHSSSKVAQLTNELNTQEILVKHLQEQLKELQGVRDALTVSRTREDALQKQLSRLLKELREAKEAQSPEVRLVCSLERKILNMELRHQHREKELQQVIGGSWQALEADQQQSEVERWKRLAQDKSRELEAFRLELDSILDILRHLQRQGVVLPLLTPPITAPLTQKT; encoded by the exons ATGTCTCACAGACTGACCAAGGAAGAGCTGGATGAACAGTTTGAGCTGTTCTTGAAGGAG TCTGTTTCAGATGACTCGGTGGATTTGGGCGCCTCTAACAAGCAGCCAGATGCTAAAAGTAGTCAGAAATCAGCCCGGAAAGCAACAGTGTCATGGTGGCAAGATGACGAACACAGCGATGGAGGAGCAGGGAGAG CAACGACCAAAAGCAGATTTATCAAAGCCAAAAAGTCTCAGCCTGAGAATCAAGAGG GACTGCTGGGATCTGGGAAGACTTTCAGGAAATCTTTGAGGAAATCTCAGCCAATtcgagaggaggatgaggattcAGGAGACACTGgtttgaaagaagaagaagggctGGAAGCAGCTGTTCTCAGCAGAGACAGTACAGACACAGAGG CATTGGCACCAGCTGTGAACATGACCGGTATGGGGTTGGACActctggaggaagaagaggagaaagccAGGTTCTTTGCCCAACTAGAGGCAGGTGCTTCATCATCTATAGATTACTCCCAGCTGAACAGAGAGCTAGACTCCACTAGTTCTACCATGGCTACTAACCTCAG GAAAGATGAGGAAGCAGTGGAGCAGAGTGAAGATGATCTCAGGAAGGGCAGACTCACAGAGACTGTCAGAGACTCTCCAA ACTCTCCACACTACAGTGAGGATTTtgaagatgaggaggatggAAAAGAG aaGTCTAAAATGTCTCCAATTCTTGCtaaag TTTCTCTCTATGATTCCCTGGATGACACTGGTGGAGAAGACATGAGGAAGGACATAGCAGGATCACTGGACAGAG gCCAGTCCTATGTGCAGAGTGGAGGCTCAGAGATGGAGGCTCTTCATGACGCCTACAGGCAGATCCACGTGGTGGAGGATTCAGATGACCATAATGACAATTATTCATCACTAGAAGGGAGGGGAAGGTTTAACAGACCTGtatctccatcctctcctcctcaacATGCCAGACAGTCCCTACAGCCTGCTTCTACCAATGAGTCAG aGCTGCCCACTGCAGAAGAGCTGATGAGGCCCATCAGACCAGAGAAGGACCATATCAGAGGTTTCTCCCTCCAGCCAGTCAG GGCTGTAGAACTTGACCAAGAGAAGACATTCCACTCCTTGGAAAGGACTTTCCCAGACGTGACTTCTCCAGAGTCACATGAGAGGCGACCAGGGAAGGCTGACTCGGCAGGGTCAAAGGGAGCCAGAGGACTGACAAACCACCCATCCAGCTCTCCAGACCCTCTCAGCCGTGACTTGACATGGAGCATCAGGGAGGAAGTGGAGAGACTGATGCAGGATCAGTTTTCTCCTCATACATCCTTTCAGGCTGGCAAAGCTAAGAAACAACTA GCGGCCCGTGGCTCCACCGTTTCTCACACTTCTGCATCTTCATGGAGGAAACCCTCTGTGGCTGCTGGGAGAGGCAGGAGAGCGGAGGGTAGAACGGCAGTGACCTCCAGATCAACCGGACtgagcagagctgctgctgctacagccAAGTCCCAGTCTTCTGTTTCCCATTCTCTGCAGCATGCacgagaaaaaaacaaatccacaATGAGCCAAGACAAAGATGACTGCAACTACacag AGCCAGGTGTGAAGGTGAGCAGTGAGCTGGTGGCATCTGTGCAGTCTTTAGTGACTGTCCTTCAACAGCAGATAGACACCAGCAGTCGCCAGGATGCTACAGATTCACAGGAAGTCAGAGGTCCTCAAGGATCCAGACTGACACAACATCTCCCAAAGAAGAGt AAGGAAGAGGACAGCTCTgtggtggaggagctgagagtCCAGCTGGCTCAGAAGGAGAGAGAACTGCAGATGATGAAGCAAGAAGCAGAGGAGCTCAACTCACTCAGACAGCAGAACTACCTGCTGCAGAGCAAG CTGCGGAGTGCAGAAGAAGCCGTTCAGAAGAGGAGATTGACAGAGGCGTCTGACTCTGCTACAGAGAAAAAGATCCAACAGattgataaagaaataaaagagcaGGAGACGCTCATAAAAGGTTATCAGCag GAGAATGAGAAGCTGTACTTGCAGATGAAGGCTCAGCAGGCCAAGAGTAAAGCCAACGAGGAGGCCATGTTTAATGAGAACCAGAGGCTGCTGAATGAACTGGCTTTCACGAG GAAGCAGCTGAATAAAACCTCAAGGCCTGTTGGAAATGTCTGCTCAATGGATCACACTCAGCGCATCACAGACTTGTTAGCTcagataaatacatttcag aggaACGAGGCGAAGCTGTCTGAGGACATTCACAGACTGAAGCAAGAAAAGCAGGCTCTGGAGGTGGACGTGCAGCtaatgaagaaagagagagacctAGCTAAAGTGCAGGCCGTCTCCACCTCAG GTGATAAGACCTTCGAGATGCGTGTCCTGGAGGACAAGCACAGAGAGGAGGTGTCGGCCCTGAAGAAGAAGCTCCAGTGGTTTGCTGAGAATCAGGAGCTGCTGGACAGAGATGCTGGCAGACTGAAGGCTGCTACAGCTGAGATACACCAACTTCAAGAACAG gtggaaaaactgaaaatggaaGTTGGCAGAAgaagcagtgagcagcagaggaaggcCAGAGAGAAATCTGTGGATGCTAAAAGGATGCAAGACCTGGAGCGACAg GTGAAGGAGCTGGAGCAGATACTAAGACGTAGAAACCCAAACTCGCTTCCCGCTCTGATCTACGCTGCAGCCACGGCCGGGGGTCAAGAGGATGAGGATGCTGCGAGGATGTCCCCGCCCAACCGCATCAACACCCTGCTGGAGCGAAGGATTCAGCGTCTGGAGGCGGAGCTGGAGAGCCACGACGAGGAGGCCAAACGCAGCCTGCGGGCCATGGAGCAACAGTTCCACAGGATCAAG CTCCGCTATGAACAGCAGATCTCAGAGCTGGAGCAGCAGGTGGAACAGAAAGGTCagctcacagcagcagcagcagcagcagcagcctcagaatGTGGGCCTGAGTCACGGGTGTCACAGGTCAGAGGTCTGGAGGAAGAGCTGCAGCATGTGAAGGAAGCCcagcagcagaaagagaaaTCTCTCCAGGACCAGATAGAgtctctccagcagcagctcaaaCACAAG GCCCAGCCCAGCCCAGGCCGACACCAGCGGCAAGCAGAGGCAGCGTTCGGCGTGCGGATAGACCGGCTCAACCAAGAGCTCGCCACCAAGACACAAACTATTCAGGAGCTGAACCGTACGGTGCagagactgcagagagagaggaggaacatGCTGTCTGTCCCTAACACGCGACACGAAGCCCGTCCTACAGAAACCAAACAACAACCAGCCCCGACCAAGAGCCTCTGCCCCGCTACTGCAGAAGAACAAACCTTTCCAGCTGCTCACTATGAGAAGACCTACCAGCCCACTGTGTTTACAG GGAGTCATATCTCAGAGGTCCTGCAGGAGAACGAGGCTCTGAGGGAGCGCCTGGAGCAGCTGGAGCTGCACAGTGAGCAGGAGAAGGAGTCGTTAAAGTCTGATGTTGTACAAGCTGAGGAGGAGCTGTGCAG GCTGAAGCAGCAGTTGTCAGAGGAGCTGTCCTCTCTGAAGGCAGAGCACCACGGGGTGTTGGAGCGTCTGCAGGCCACACACGCTCTGGAGCACTCGTCCTCAAAGGTGGCTCAACTTACCAATGAGCTCAACACTCAGGAG ATACTGGTGAAGCATCTGCAAGAGCAGCTGAAAGAGCTGCAGGGCGTCAGAGATGCACTGACGGTATCCAGGACTCGTGAGGATGCTCTGCAGAAGCAG CTGAGCAGACTGCTGAAGGAGCTGAGGGAAGCTAAAGAAGCTCAGAGCCCAGAGGTGAGACTGGTGTGTAGCCTGGAGAGGAAGATCCTCAACATGGAGCTGAGACAccagcacagagagaaagagctgcAGCAG GTGATCGGCGGCTCATGGCAGGCGCTGGAGGCTGACCAGCAGCAGTCAGAGGTGGAGCGCTGGAAGCGTCTGGCTCAGGACAAGAGCAGAGAGCTGGAAGCTTTCCGCCTGGAGCTGGACTCCATCCTGGACATCCTGAGACATCTCCAAAGACAGGGAGTGGTCCTCCCTCTGCTGACGCCCCCCATCACAGCCCCCCTCACCCAGAAGACTTAA
- the cep162 gene encoding centrosomal protein of 162 kDa isoform X1 yields MSHRLTKEELDEQFELFLKESVSDDSVDLGASNKQPDAKSSQKSARKATVSWWQDDEHSDGGAGRATTKSRFIKAKKSQPENQEVVTAEPFYKPVPKPRSKAADKTHKDPVVEISPTVTRQRTPADDSCSDSLSSPTHENLQCASGERSPDETLSNDTPAASTDSLSQGDSEDGLLGSGKTFRKSLRKSQPIREEDEDSGDTGLKEEEGLEAAVLSRDSTDTEALAPAVNMTGMGLDTLEEEEEKARFFAQLEAGASSSIDYSQLNRELDSTSSTMATNLRKDEEAVEQSEDDLRKGRLTETVRDSPNSPHYSEDFEDEEDGKEKSKMSPILAKVSLYDSLDDTGGEDMRKDIAGSLDRGQSYVQSGGSEMEALHDAYRQIHVVEDSDDHNDNYSSLEGRGRFNRPVSPSSPPQHARQSLQPASTNESELPTAEELMRPIRPEKDHIRGFSLQPVRAVELDQEKTFHSLERTFPDVTSPESHERRPGKADSAGSKGARGLTNHPSSSPDPLSRDLTWSIREEVERLMQDQFSPHTSFQAGKAKKQLAARGSTVSHTSASSWRKPSVAAGRGRRAEGRTAVTSRSTGLSRAAAATAKSQSSVSHSLQHAREKNKSTMSQDKDDCNYTEPGVKVSSELVASVQSLVTVLQQQIDTSSRQDATDSQEVRGPQGSRLTQHLPKKSKEEDSSVVEELRVQLAQKERELQMMKQEAEELNSLRQQNYLLQSKLRSAEEAVQKRRLTEASDSATEKKIQQIDKEIKEQETLIKGYQQENEKLYLQMKAQQAKSKANEEAMFNENQRLLNELAFTRKQLNKTSRPVGNVCSMDHTQRITDLLAQINTFQRNEAKLSEDIHRLKQEKQALEVDVQLMKKERDLAKVQAVSTSGDKTFEMRVLEDKHREEVSALKKKLQWFAENQELLDRDAGRLKAATAEIHQLQEQVEKLKMEVGRRSSEQQRKAREKSVDAKRMQDLERQVKELEQILRRRNPNSLPALIYAAATAGGQEDEDAARMSPPNRINTLLERRIQRLEAELESHDEEAKRSLRAMEQQFHRIKLRYEQQISELEQQVEQKGQLTAAAAAAAASECGPESRVSQVRGLEEELQHVKEAQQQKEKSLQDQIESLQQQLKHKAQPSPGRHQRQAEAAFGVRIDRLNQELATKTQTIQELNRTVQRLQRERRNMLSVPNTRHEARPTETKQQPAPTKSLCPATAEEQTFPAAHYEKTYQPTVFTGSHISEVLQENEALRERLEQLELHSEQEKESLKSDVVQAEEELCRLKQQLSEELSSLKAEHHGVLERLQATHALEHSSSKVAQLTNELNTQEILVKHLQEQLKELQGVRDALTVSRTREDALQKQLSRLLKELREAKEAQSPEVRLVCSLERKILNMELRHQHREKELQQVIGGSWQALEADQQQSEVERWKRLAQDKSRELEAFRLELDSILDILRHLQRQGVVLPLLTPPITAPLTQKT; encoded by the exons ATGTCTCACAGACTGACCAAGGAAGAGCTGGATGAACAGTTTGAGCTGTTCTTGAAGGAG TCTGTTTCAGATGACTCGGTGGATTTGGGCGCCTCTAACAAGCAGCCAGATGCTAAAAGTAGTCAGAAATCAGCCCGGAAAGCAACAGTGTCATGGTGGCAAGATGACGAACACAGCGATGGAGGAGCAGGGAGAG CAACGACCAAAAGCAGATTTATCAAAGCCAAAAAGTCTCAGCCTGAGAATCAAGAGG TTGTCACTGCGGAGCCTTTTTATAAGCCAGTCCCCAAACCTCGCAGCAAAGCTGCTGACAAGACCCACAAAGATCCAGTTGTGGAGATTTCTCCGACTGTGACGAGACAGAGAACTCCAGCTGATGACTCCTGCTCTGACAGTCTGAGCAGTCCCACGCATGAAAACCTCCAGTGTGCATCAGGAGAGAGGAGCCCTGATGAGACCCTCTCTAATGATACTCCAGCAGCCAGCACTGATAGTCTTTCCCAGGGGGACAGTGAAGATG GACTGCTGGGATCTGGGAAGACTTTCAGGAAATCTTTGAGGAAATCTCAGCCAATtcgagaggaggatgaggattcAGGAGACACTGgtttgaaagaagaagaagggctGGAAGCAGCTGTTCTCAGCAGAGACAGTACAGACACAGAGG CATTGGCACCAGCTGTGAACATGACCGGTATGGGGTTGGACActctggaggaagaagaggagaaagccAGGTTCTTTGCCCAACTAGAGGCAGGTGCTTCATCATCTATAGATTACTCCCAGCTGAACAGAGAGCTAGACTCCACTAGTTCTACCATGGCTACTAACCTCAG GAAAGATGAGGAAGCAGTGGAGCAGAGTGAAGATGATCTCAGGAAGGGCAGACTCACAGAGACTGTCAGAGACTCTCCAA ACTCTCCACACTACAGTGAGGATTTtgaagatgaggaggatggAAAAGAG aaGTCTAAAATGTCTCCAATTCTTGCtaaag TTTCTCTCTATGATTCCCTGGATGACACTGGTGGAGAAGACATGAGGAAGGACATAGCAGGATCACTGGACAGAG gCCAGTCCTATGTGCAGAGTGGAGGCTCAGAGATGGAGGCTCTTCATGACGCCTACAGGCAGATCCACGTGGTGGAGGATTCAGATGACCATAATGACAATTATTCATCACTAGAAGGGAGGGGAAGGTTTAACAGACCTGtatctccatcctctcctcctcaacATGCCAGACAGTCCCTACAGCCTGCTTCTACCAATGAGTCAG aGCTGCCCACTGCAGAAGAGCTGATGAGGCCCATCAGACCAGAGAAGGACCATATCAGAGGTTTCTCCCTCCAGCCAGTCAG GGCTGTAGAACTTGACCAAGAGAAGACATTCCACTCCTTGGAAAGGACTTTCCCAGACGTGACTTCTCCAGAGTCACATGAGAGGCGACCAGGGAAGGCTGACTCGGCAGGGTCAAAGGGAGCCAGAGGACTGACAAACCACCCATCCAGCTCTCCAGACCCTCTCAGCCGTGACTTGACATGGAGCATCAGGGAGGAAGTGGAGAGACTGATGCAGGATCAGTTTTCTCCTCATACATCCTTTCAGGCTGGCAAAGCTAAGAAACAACTA GCGGCCCGTGGCTCCACCGTTTCTCACACTTCTGCATCTTCATGGAGGAAACCCTCTGTGGCTGCTGGGAGAGGCAGGAGAGCGGAGGGTAGAACGGCAGTGACCTCCAGATCAACCGGACtgagcagagctgctgctgctacagccAAGTCCCAGTCTTCTGTTTCCCATTCTCTGCAGCATGCacgagaaaaaaacaaatccacaATGAGCCAAGACAAAGATGACTGCAACTACacag AGCCAGGTGTGAAGGTGAGCAGTGAGCTGGTGGCATCTGTGCAGTCTTTAGTGACTGTCCTTCAACAGCAGATAGACACCAGCAGTCGCCAGGATGCTACAGATTCACAGGAAGTCAGAGGTCCTCAAGGATCCAGACTGACACAACATCTCCCAAAGAAGAGt AAGGAAGAGGACAGCTCTgtggtggaggagctgagagtCCAGCTGGCTCAGAAGGAGAGAGAACTGCAGATGATGAAGCAAGAAGCAGAGGAGCTCAACTCACTCAGACAGCAGAACTACCTGCTGCAGAGCAAG CTGCGGAGTGCAGAAGAAGCCGTTCAGAAGAGGAGATTGACAGAGGCGTCTGACTCTGCTACAGAGAAAAAGATCCAACAGattgataaagaaataaaagagcaGGAGACGCTCATAAAAGGTTATCAGCag GAGAATGAGAAGCTGTACTTGCAGATGAAGGCTCAGCAGGCCAAGAGTAAAGCCAACGAGGAGGCCATGTTTAATGAGAACCAGAGGCTGCTGAATGAACTGGCTTTCACGAG GAAGCAGCTGAATAAAACCTCAAGGCCTGTTGGAAATGTCTGCTCAATGGATCACACTCAGCGCATCACAGACTTGTTAGCTcagataaatacatttcag aggaACGAGGCGAAGCTGTCTGAGGACATTCACAGACTGAAGCAAGAAAAGCAGGCTCTGGAGGTGGACGTGCAGCtaatgaagaaagagagagacctAGCTAAAGTGCAGGCCGTCTCCACCTCAG GTGATAAGACCTTCGAGATGCGTGTCCTGGAGGACAAGCACAGAGAGGAGGTGTCGGCCCTGAAGAAGAAGCTCCAGTGGTTTGCTGAGAATCAGGAGCTGCTGGACAGAGATGCTGGCAGACTGAAGGCTGCTACAGCTGAGATACACCAACTTCAAGAACAG gtggaaaaactgaaaatggaaGTTGGCAGAAgaagcagtgagcagcagaggaaggcCAGAGAGAAATCTGTGGATGCTAAAAGGATGCAAGACCTGGAGCGACAg GTGAAGGAGCTGGAGCAGATACTAAGACGTAGAAACCCAAACTCGCTTCCCGCTCTGATCTACGCTGCAGCCACGGCCGGGGGTCAAGAGGATGAGGATGCTGCGAGGATGTCCCCGCCCAACCGCATCAACACCCTGCTGGAGCGAAGGATTCAGCGTCTGGAGGCGGAGCTGGAGAGCCACGACGAGGAGGCCAAACGCAGCCTGCGGGCCATGGAGCAACAGTTCCACAGGATCAAG CTCCGCTATGAACAGCAGATCTCAGAGCTGGAGCAGCAGGTGGAACAGAAAGGTCagctcacagcagcagcagcagcagcagcagcctcagaatGTGGGCCTGAGTCACGGGTGTCACAGGTCAGAGGTCTGGAGGAAGAGCTGCAGCATGTGAAGGAAGCCcagcagcagaaagagaaaTCTCTCCAGGACCAGATAGAgtctctccagcagcagctcaaaCACAAG GCCCAGCCCAGCCCAGGCCGACACCAGCGGCAAGCAGAGGCAGCGTTCGGCGTGCGGATAGACCGGCTCAACCAAGAGCTCGCCACCAAGACACAAACTATTCAGGAGCTGAACCGTACGGTGCagagactgcagagagagaggaggaacatGCTGTCTGTCCCTAACACGCGACACGAAGCCCGTCCTACAGAAACCAAACAACAACCAGCCCCGACCAAGAGCCTCTGCCCCGCTACTGCAGAAGAACAAACCTTTCCAGCTGCTCACTATGAGAAGACCTACCAGCCCACTGTGTTTACAG GGAGTCATATCTCAGAGGTCCTGCAGGAGAACGAGGCTCTGAGGGAGCGCCTGGAGCAGCTGGAGCTGCACAGTGAGCAGGAGAAGGAGTCGTTAAAGTCTGATGTTGTACAAGCTGAGGAGGAGCTGTGCAG GCTGAAGCAGCAGTTGTCAGAGGAGCTGTCCTCTCTGAAGGCAGAGCACCACGGGGTGTTGGAGCGTCTGCAGGCCACACACGCTCTGGAGCACTCGTCCTCAAAGGTGGCTCAACTTACCAATGAGCTCAACACTCAGGAG ATACTGGTGAAGCATCTGCAAGAGCAGCTGAAAGAGCTGCAGGGCGTCAGAGATGCACTGACGGTATCCAGGACTCGTGAGGATGCTCTGCAGAAGCAG CTGAGCAGACTGCTGAAGGAGCTGAGGGAAGCTAAAGAAGCTCAGAGCCCAGAGGTGAGACTGGTGTGTAGCCTGGAGAGGAAGATCCTCAACATGGAGCTGAGACAccagcacagagagaaagagctgcAGCAG GTGATCGGCGGCTCATGGCAGGCGCTGGAGGCTGACCAGCAGCAGTCAGAGGTGGAGCGCTGGAAGCGTCTGGCTCAGGACAAGAGCAGAGAGCTGGAAGCTTTCCGCCTGGAGCTGGACTCCATCCTGGACATCCTGAGACATCTCCAAAGACAGGGAGTGGTCCTCCCTCTGCTGACGCCCCCCATCACAGCCCCCCTCACCCAGAAGACTTAA